The Aminivibrio pyruvatiphilus DNA window CACTTCAGCAAGCTTCCATGTCATACCGTTCAACTTGCATGTGTTAAGCACGCCGCCAGCGTTCGTCCTGAGCCAGGATCAAACTCTCAAATAATGAGCTCAAGATTCGCTCTTTTACCTCTTTCCTTCTCCTATAAAACTGTCAAGGTTCGGTTGCGTTCGTTCCCGCCTGCCTTCGGGCTTTTCCGGGCCGGTCCGGCGGCGCCGTTTCAACGACGCGAGGGGTATAATACCATTTTTCGGAGAGAAGTCAACTCGTTTTGCACAGCACCCGTAAAAAAGAAAATTGAAGCGCGGATTGTTGCATTCACTGCATTATAGCCCTACACCAGGCCAACGGGAGGCAGAAAAAAACAGATGTCAATCGAATTTCTGAATAGACAGACATGCATTTGAGCCCCTTTTTCAGGAAATCCGCACAAAAAAAAAGGACTGCACTTGAGAGCGCAGCCCCTCCGTTTCTTGATTAATAAGCTTTCGCGAAAATTACCTTCCGGGCTCCCGGTTTTCCCGTGAAGAAGCACGTCCCCTCCCCGGGGCTGTCTATGGGCATGCACCTCGCCGTGGCTCCGGTTTCTTCTTTTATCTTCTTTTCATCGTCCTTTGAACCGGCAAACCATGTTTCCACGAACCCGCCCTTCTCTTCCAGCACTTTCTTCATTTCATCATATGTGGTGACCACAGCGGTGTTTTTCCTGCGGAAGGCGAGCGCCCTGTTGAAGAGGCCGGACTGGATGTCCTCAAGGAGAGCGGGCACCCTGGAGGCCAGGTTCTCAAGGGGGATGTCCATCTTTTCGCCGGAGTCCCTTCGGACTACCCTGGCCGTCCCGGCTGCAAGATCCTTCTCTCCAAGTTCCACCCGGAGGGGCACTCCTCTCTGGAGGTGCTGGAAGAACCGGTCTCCCGGCCTGAGATAGAACTGTTTGTCCACCATAGTACAGCGGCCTCCAAGACTCCTGTCAAGTTCCGAGGAAAGCTCCATCGCCCTTGGAAGGAGAGTGGAGGCGATCTTTTCCTCATTGGTGCTTATGGGGAGGATGGCCGCCTTCACGGGAGCAACCCTGGGAGGAAGGACCAGGCCGTCGTCGTCGGAGTGGGTCATGATGATCGCGCCGATGAGACGGGTGGAAACCCCCCAGCTCGTGGTCCATGCATACTCGATATCACCGTTCTGATTCTGGAACTTGATGTCGAACGCCCTGGCGAAATTCTGGCCAAGGAAATGGCTTGTCCCGGCCTGAAGGGCTTTTCCGTCGCTCATCATGGTTTCACAGGCATAGGTGTTGTCGGCCCCCGGGAAGCGCTCCCCCTCGGTCTTTTCTCCTTCCACCACAGGGAGGGCGAGAATGTCCCTCATTATCCTTGCGTAGACCCCGAGCATCTTCAGGGTTTCCTCCATGGCCTCCTCCCTTGTGCTGTGGGCTGTATGCCCTTCCTGCCAGAGAAATTCGGAGGTTCTGAGGAACAGCCTGGGACGCTTCTCCCATCGCATGACGTTTGCCCACTGGTTTATGAGAATGGGAAGGTCCCTCCAGGACTGTATCCATTTGCTGTACATGTGTCCGATGACCGTCTCCGACGTGGGGCGGACTACCAGTGGCTCCTCGAGTTTCTCTCCTCCTGCGTGGGTGACCACGGCGCACTCGGGGGCAAATCCCTCCACGTGCTCCGCTTCCTTTTCGAGGAAGGAGTTGGGAATGAGGAGGGGGAAATAGGCGTTCACATGGCCGGTCTCTTTAAAAGCCTCGTCGAAATGATGCTGAATGGACTCCCACAGGGAATATCCCGTAGGGCGGATGACCATGCAGCCCCGCACAGGGGCGTAGTCGGCGAGTTCCGCCGCCTTGATAATGTCGAGATACCACTGGGAGTAGTCATCAGCTCTTGGTGTTATGTTCCGTGCCATTTAGGTTCCTCCTGTATATGTTCCGTCAGTTTCGCACGGCTCGTTATGAAAGCCGGCGGTAAACTATTCTAGTCCCTGAAGGCCTTTCCGCGCAACCCGGGGTACTTACGGCAGGGGATAATGCCCCCAGACAGGGCTTCCGATGAAGAAACCGACCTTGAAGTCCTTTTCGTCGTTGTAGAGAAACATGAGCTTGCCGTCGAAAAGGAAGCCGGGGACAGAGAAGGAGATACCCGCTTCCCATACGTCCCGGTACCGGTTGCCGGTATCGTCGTAGACAAAACCCATTCCGCCGAAAATTTCGGTGTTGAGGGCACCCCACCAGCTCCTCATGAGAATCCGCCTGAAGGCAGCGTTCCACCAGAACATCCGCTCTCCCTGGATGGGGTTTCCGGAATAGCTGTAGAGTTCTTCAGCGGCTCCGAGGTAGACTGCCCTGTTCCCTCCGGCAGCGGTTTCGTCACCCTCGGCAAAACCGGCCCTGAGATAGAAGCGCCAGTTGTCGGAAAGGCGGGCAGCCTGGAAGTAGGTTACCCGGTAGAGCACCTCTTCCATGTCAGGCCACCAGGCCTGGAGGTGGAAGAGAGACCCGGATGTGGGGTCGGTGGGATCATTGAGAGTATTCGATGTCAGGAACAGGGTGGGCCCCGAGGCGTCGTAATCAATCCCGCCTGTGTGAACCCGTTCGAAGGCGTAGCCGAGGCCGGCCTGGAAGGAGCCGGTGGAGAATCTCCGCGTGAGCCCGGCGGCATACCTGTCCCAGGACCTGGTTCCCTTGTTGGTCTCCAGTTCCCAGTTCTGGGCGGAGATGGTGACCTCCCAGCTTTTATTCTTCTCGGGGGTGGTCAGGTAGCTGGCGTCGACGCCCCATTGCTCTCCGACCTTGGCGTTAAACCGGAGAGAGTCGCCGTCGGAAAAAAGATCCCTTCGGACGCCGTGAATGTACAACCAGCGGTGAGGGTGAAGGTTTGTGGTGTAGCCGCCGAAGTTGATCTCCAGCTCGGGGTTGCGCTGCACGACAAATATGACGTCCAGATTCTCCCCGGCCTCCTCAAACCTGTAGTCCACGGCAAGAACGTCTTCCTGGCCGGCAATTTCCCTGCTCGCCCTCACCATGTTGATGTTGCTGAGGGGCTTTCCGATCCAGGATCTGTAGCGTTTCTGTATTCTCTGCTCCAGGTCGGGGGTCGCTCCTTCAACCCTTATGGAAGCGACGCTGGCGGCGATACAGAGAGCTTCCCTCTGGGCCACGGGGGGCGCGTTGTCGGCAAGATTCCTGATGGCGGCCATGCGGTCCATGGTGGCCTGCCGGCCTCCCTCGATGATGCGGGAGGCATGGGTAAGGTCGAAGATTGGGACGCCGGCCACAGGGGGCGAGATAACCAGGTCGGCCTTCATGATCTCGTTTTCCACGTTCCTGCGGGTAAAAATGGTGAGGGACTGGTCGATGACGTCCACGAGGGAGCGGATGTCCTTCCTGTTCTTGAGGGTTCCGGAGACGTCCACGGCTATAACCGGGTAGCCCGGAAAAAGTTCTTTTGCTGTTTCCACGGGAAGATTGGAGACGAGGCCTCCGTCCACCAGGAGTTTTCCGCCCAGGGGCCAGGGATCAAAGAGGGCCGGGATGGCCATGGAAGCCCGCATGGCGGAGGCGAGGCTGCCTGTCCTGAGCACGACTTTTTCTCCGGTTTCGAGGTCTGTGGCCACCGCCGCGAAGGGAATGGAAAGTTCATCGAACCGGACAATCTGGCTTCGCGACGCAAGCTGGGCGAACCGTTCAAGGAGCTTGACCCCTGACATTCCCCCAAGAGGGCCGACCACGTCGCCGGAAGAATTGATCGCCACCCAGGGCACTTTGCTCCTCGGGGTGACGCTGTCCTGGCTCAGCGGAACGAAAATGGGATTGGTCTTTTCGGAAAGCAGGTTCGTGAGGTCAAGGCTGGCAATGACTTCGCGCAGTTCCGCCGAGCTATAGCCGCTGGCCGCCAGACCGCCGATGATGGATCCCATGCTTGTGCCGACGATGCCCGCAATGGGTATGCCTTCTTCCTCCAGAATCTCGAGAACGCCGATATGGGCCAGGCCTCTTGTCCCTCCGCCGGAAAGGGCGAGGACAACGCCTCCCCTCGCATGGGCAGCCCCTGCGGTAAAGATAAGGAATAGGCTGAGAATCAATGTTGCAGCTCGTTTTGCGGTCATGGCAATCCCTCCCGGGGATGTACAGAAAAAGGTGTACACTCCTGCTAAGGATATCCTAACAGAATTCGTTTCTCTTCACCACTTTTTCCCCTTTCTTTTTATTATCCCCCGGAAGAGGAAAAATTTGAACGGAAGGAAGGAAGGAAGGAAGGAAGGAAGGAAGGAGGAAAGACCACCGGAGGTATGGCAAAGGAAAGAGAAATAGAGTATGCTGTATCTGAAAATTACAGCCTCTTGTTTCACAAAGGAGGGATGAGAAGAAGACATTATTTTCCGATAATCGTTTTTTCAATCCATTTCTTGAAGGAGGCGGTAGTGGTGTCAGGCAAGAAAGTTCCTCTGATTTGGCAGATAGGAATCGGATTCGTCCTCGGTATTGCAGCCGGGATTCTCTTCGGCGACAAAGTGAAGTACGTTGAGCCCATCGGGCAGGTGTTTCTTGCACTTCTGAAGATGCTCATCGTTCCCCTTGTGTTTTCCAGCCTTGTGGTCGGGGCCGCATCCATCGGCGATCCCCGTGACCTGGGAAGAATCGGCATCAAGACCATTGTCCTCTATCTTGTGACCACTGCGGTGGCCATAGTTATCGGCCTTGTTCTCGGAAACCTGATCCAGCCCGGCGTGGGACTCACCCTTTCCCAGGGCGCCACAGCCTTTAAGGCCCCTGAAGCGCCGAACATCATGAAAGTCATCCTGGATCTTTTCCCCTCCAACCCCATCAAGGCCGCCGCTGACGGCGTTATGCTCCAGATCATCGTCTTCGCCCTCTTCCTCGGGATTTCCGCCGTGCTCGCGGGAGAAAAGGGCAAGCCGGTCATCTCTTTCT harbors:
- the proS gene encoding proline--tRNA ligase — protein: MARNITPRADDYSQWYLDIIKAAELADYAPVRGCMVIRPTGYSLWESIQHHFDEAFKETGHVNAYFPLLIPNSFLEKEAEHVEGFAPECAVVTHAGGEKLEEPLVVRPTSETVIGHMYSKWIQSWRDLPILINQWANVMRWEKRPRLFLRTSEFLWQEGHTAHSTREEAMEETLKMLGVYARIMRDILALPVVEGEKTEGERFPGADNTYACETMMSDGKALQAGTSHFLGQNFARAFDIKFQNQNGDIEYAWTTSWGVSTRLIGAIIMTHSDDDGLVLPPRVAPVKAAILPISTNEEKIASTLLPRAMELSSELDRSLGGRCTMVDKQFYLRPGDRFFQHLQRGVPLRVELGEKDLAAGTARVVRRDSGEKMDIPLENLASRVPALLEDIQSGLFNRALAFRRKNTAVVTTYDEMKKVLEEKGGFVETWFAGSKDDEKKIKEETGATARCMPIDSPGEGTCFFTGKPGARKVIFAKAY
- a CDS encoding patatin-like phospholipase family protein, which translates into the protein MTAKRAATLILSLFLIFTAGAAHARGGVVLALSGGGTRGLAHIGVLEILEEEGIPIAGIVGTSMGSIIGGLAASGYSSAELREVIASLDLTNLLSEKTNPIFVPLSQDSVTPRSKVPWVAINSSGDVVGPLGGMSGVKLLERFAQLASRSQIVRFDELSIPFAAVATDLETGEKVVLRTGSLASAMRASMAIPALFDPWPLGGKLLVDGGLVSNLPVETAKELFPGYPVIAVDVSGTLKNRKDIRSLVDVIDQSLTIFTRRNVENEIMKADLVISPPVAGVPIFDLTHASRIIEGGRQATMDRMAAIRNLADNAPPVAQREALCIAASVASIRVEGATPDLEQRIQKRYRSWIGKPLSNINMVRASREIAGQEDVLAVDYRFEEAGENLDVIFVVQRNPELEINFGGYTTNLHPHRWLYIHGVRRDLFSDGDSLRFNAKVGEQWGVDASYLTTPEKNKSWEVTISAQNWELETNKGTRSWDRYAAGLTRRFSTGSFQAGLGYAFERVHTGGIDYDASGPTLFLTSNTLNDPTDPTSGSLFHLQAWWPDMEEVLYRVTYFQAARLSDNWRFYLRAGFAEGDETAAGGNRAVYLGAAEELYSYSGNPIQGERMFWWNAAFRRILMRSWWGALNTEIFGGMGFVYDDTGNRYRDVWEAGISFSVPGFLFDGKLMFLYNDEKDFKVGFFIGSPVWGHYPLP